A part of Thermococcus sp. SY098 genomic DNA contains:
- a CDS encoding metallophosphoesterase family protein, producing the protein MLIGLISDIHSNWEALQAVWREVKKADVIFCMGDLVGYGANPNEVVEFFKEQLKKREVLCVRGNHDNAVAFGMDWGFNPYARGAVRWHQQVMSIENLEFLRRLPIRQLFTDDTGRSYLIIHGSPRAPLDEYLFPWFPDSELRDILSYVKQDDLVVGHTHMPMLREIDGRRIINPGGVGQPRDGDWRTAYALIDTETREVIFGRVEYDIDKAVRKIIEAGLPKFLAYRLYEGY; encoded by the coding sequence ATGCTTATTGGCTTAATCTCAGACATCCACTCCAACTGGGAAGCTCTTCAAGCCGTATGGAGAGAAGTGAAGAAAGCAGATGTGATCTTCTGCATGGGTGACTTAGTTGGCTATGGGGCAAACCCCAATGAAGTCGTTGAATTCTTCAAGGAGCAGCTGAAAAAGAGAGAAGTTCTCTGTGTGAGAGGGAATCATGACAATGCTGTTGCTTTTGGCATGGATTGGGGATTTAATCCATATGCAAGAGGGGCTGTGAGATGGCATCAACAGGTTATGAGTATTGAGAACCTTGAATTTTTAAGGAGATTGCCGATAAGACAGCTCTTTACTGATGACACTGGAAGGAGTTATCTCATAATCCACGGTTCGCCAAGAGCACCTTTAGATGAATACCTCTTTCCCTGGTTCCCAGACAGCGAGCTTAGAGACATTTTAAGCTATGTGAAGCAAGATGACTTGGTTGTAGGACACACTCATATGCCGATGTTGAGGGAAATTGACGGAAGGAGAATAATAAACCCGGGAGGAGTTGGACAGCCGAGAGATGGAGATTGGAGGACTGCTTATGCTCTCATTGATACAGAGACCCGAGAGGTTATTTTTGGGAGGGTTGAGTATGACATTGACAAAGCCGTTAGAAAAATAATTGAAGCTGGGCTACCCAAGTTTCTGGCTTACAGACTTTACGAAGGATATTAA
- a CDS encoding phosphate-starvation-inducible PsiE family protein codes for MAKMEEEKVAQYTQVHKAFRKTLEICFDMVVMVFLFFILYLTVYSIYLNFKLTYKVVEPKLLIANVLVTIILIETYRILIIYLRQHRVSLTHILEVGIVALIQKLVVASDFRELDAIKLFAIAGLIFVLGYLYIKIGEE; via the coding sequence ATGGCGAAGATGGAAGAAGAGAAAGTCGCCCAATATACGCAGGTTCACAAAGCCTTCAGAAAGACCCTTGAGATATGCTTTGATATGGTGGTTATGGTATTCCTGTTCTTTATACTCTACCTTACCGTGTATTCCATTTATTTGAACTTCAAGCTCACATACAAAGTTGTCGAGCCTAAGCTGTTGATTGCAAATGTCCTCGTTACGATAATCCTCATAGAGACTTACAGAATTCTGATAATCTACTTAAGACAGCACCGCGTTAGCCTGACCCACATATTGGAAGTTGGAATAGTTGCCTTAATTCAAAAGCTTGTTGTTGCTTCCGATTTTAGGGAGCTGGATGCTATAAAGCTTTTTGCAATCGCAGGCCTTATATTTGTGTTAGGATATCTATACATTAAGATAGGTGAGGAGTGA
- a CDS encoding PRC-barrel domain-containing protein, translating into MVKIKASKLRDVELITDTGIRLGWVYDLSFDEETGDLLVIVAEPDEDLDTSEFVTDHEGLLLIPISAVKSIGEVIIIDSSKLAVKSKLRRLRTVKEKVQSP; encoded by the coding sequence ATGGTAAAGATAAAGGCTTCAAAGCTTAGGGATGTTGAGCTCATTACAGACACAGGAATAAGACTCGGATGGGTTTATGATTTGAGCTTTGATGAAGAAACTGGTGATCTGCTTGTAATTGTGGCTGAACCGGATGAAGATTTAGATACAAGTGAGTTTGTCACTGATCATGAGGGTCTGCTTTTAATCCCAATAAGTGCCGTCAAGAGCATTGGAGAAGTGATAATAATTGACTCCTCAAAATTGGCAGTTAAATCTAAGCTCAGAAGATTGAGGACTGTGAAAGAAAAAGTTCAGTCTCCTTGA
- the fen gene encoding flap endonuclease-1 codes for MGVQIGELVPRKEIEIENLNGRKIAIDALNAIYQFLSIIRQRDGTPLMDSKGRITSHLSGLFYRTINLMEAGIKPAYVFDGKPPEFKRRELEKRAEAREEAEEKWQEALARGDLEEAKKYAQRASRVNEQLIEDAKKLLDLMGIPWVQAPSEGEAQAAYMASKGKVWASASQDYDSLLFGAPRLVRNLTITGRRKLPGKDVYVEVKPELIVLEEVLKELKIDREKLIELAILVGTDYNPGGIKGVGPKKALEIVKYSKDPLKKYQKMSDVDLYAIKEFFLNPPVTDDYKLVWKMPDEEGILKFLCDEHDFSEERVKNGLERLKKAIRAGKQSTLESWFMRKK; via the coding sequence ATGGGAGTTCAGATAGGTGAGCTTGTTCCAAGAAAAGAAATTGAGATTGAAAATCTAAACGGAAGGAAGATAGCCATCGATGCCCTGAATGCAATTTATCAGTTCCTCTCCATTATCAGACAAAGAGATGGAACTCCTCTTATGGACTCTAAGGGGAGGATAACTTCACATCTTTCTGGGCTGTTCTACAGGACGATAAACCTCATGGAAGCAGGGATAAAGCCAGCTTACGTCTTTGATGGAAAGCCACCAGAATTCAAGAGGAGAGAGCTTGAAAAAAGAGCGGAAGCAAGGGAAGAAGCTGAGGAAAAGTGGCAGGAGGCTTTGGCGAGAGGTGATCTGGAGGAGGCAAAGAAATATGCTCAGAGAGCTTCAAGGGTGAATGAGCAGCTGATAGAGGATGCTAAAAAATTGTTAGATCTTATGGGCATTCCATGGGTGCAGGCTCCGAGTGAAGGTGAAGCCCAAGCGGCTTATATGGCATCAAAGGGTAAAGTCTGGGCTTCAGCTTCTCAGGATTATGACTCACTTTTGTTTGGAGCACCAAGGCTTGTTAGGAATTTGACGATAACAGGCAGAAGAAAGCTTCCCGGAAAAGATGTTTATGTTGAAGTAAAGCCAGAGCTAATTGTTTTGGAAGAAGTTCTAAAAGAACTGAAGATTGACAGGGAAAAGCTCATAGAACTTGCTATCCTGGTTGGAACCGATTATAATCCGGGAGGAATCAAGGGGGTTGGTCCAAAGAAAGCTCTGGAGATAGTTAAATATTCAAAAGATCCACTGAAAAAGTATCAGAAGATGAGCGACGTTGATTTATATGCAATCAAGGAGTTCTTCCTAAATCCGCCTGTTACAGATGATTACAAGCTCGTCTGGAAGATGCCAGATGAAGAAGGCATTTTAAAGTTCCTCTGTGATGAGCATGATTTCAGCGAGGAAAGAGTAAAGAACGGTCTTGAAAGGCTGAAGAAAGCAATAAGAGCTGGAAAACAGTCAACTTTGGAGAGCTGGTTTATGAGAAAGAAATAA
- a CDS encoding CDC48 family AAA ATPase encodes MILGKRDEVKDEIKLRVAEALKRDVGRGIVRFDRKYQRELGVEPGDIVELIGERSTAAIVANAHPDDRGLDIIRMDGYIRRNAKVSIGDYVTVRRAEVKEAKKVVLAPAQRGVLIQIPGDMIKQNLLGRPVVKGDIIVASGREEFYTGSPFDEFFRGFFEALPLAFGELKFIVVNTNPKGIVQITYNTEIEVLPQAVEVREEKVPEVTYEDIGGLKDAIQKIREMVELPLKHPELFERLGIEPPKGVLLYGPPGTGKTLLAKAVANETNAHFIAINGPEIMSKFYGESEERLREVFKEAEENAPSIIFIDEIDAIAPKREEVTGEVEKRVVSQLLTLMDGLKKRGKVIVIAATNRPDAIDPALRRPGRFDREIEVGVPDKQGRKEILQIHTRGMPLEPDYDKPSVLKVLKEFLKEERFDKKKLEEIIKKVEKARDEEEIKEILKSDGEIYREVKTKLIDKMLDELAEKTHGFVGADLAALAREAAMVVLRRLIQEGKINPEEEKIAPEVLQELKVTKKDFYEALKMVEPSALREVMLEVPNVHWEDIGGLEDVKQALREAVEWPLKYPKAFQRLGINPPKGILLYGPPGTGKTMLAKAVATESEANFIGIRGPEVLSKWVGESEKRIREIFRKARQAAPTVVFIDEIDAIAPMRGSDVNRVTDRIINQLLTEMDGLEENSGVVVIAATNRPDILDPALLRPGRFDRLILVPAPDEKARYEILKVHTRRVPLAEDVNLKELAKRLEGYTGADIAALVREAAMNALRRTVAKTSRELIEEQSEEFLEKLKVSRKDFEEAMKKIRPSVTKYMIEYYKQFEESRKAPKERKEMDYITG; translated from the coding sequence ATGATTTTAGGAAAAAGAGATGAGGTTAAAGATGAGATTAAACTCAGAGTCGCTGAAGCTTTGAAAAGGGACGTTGGGAGAGGGATAGTCAGATTTGACAGAAAATACCAGCGGGAGTTGGGTGTTGAACCCGGGGACATAGTTGAACTCATAGGAGAGAGGAGTACAGCAGCAATTGTTGCAAATGCCCATCCAGATGACAGAGGGCTGGATATAATCAGGATGGACGGCTACATCAGGAGGAATGCTAAGGTCAGCATCGGGGATTATGTGACTGTTAGAAGAGCCGAAGTTAAAGAAGCAAAGAAGGTTGTTCTTGCACCTGCCCAGAGAGGAGTCCTAATTCAGATTCCCGGTGATATGATCAAGCAGAACCTTCTTGGCAGACCAGTTGTGAAAGGCGACATTATAGTTGCAAGTGGGAGGGAGGAATTCTACACGGGTTCTCCTTTCGATGAATTCTTTAGAGGATTCTTTGAAGCACTCCCATTAGCTTTTGGTGAATTGAAGTTCATTGTCGTGAACACAAATCCCAAGGGGATAGTTCAGATAACATACAACACCGAAATTGAGGTTCTTCCTCAAGCGGTTGAAGTTAGAGAAGAGAAGGTTCCAGAGGTTACTTATGAGGACATTGGCGGTCTCAAGGATGCGATTCAGAAGATCAGGGAAATGGTTGAACTACCGTTGAAGCACCCAGAGCTCTTTGAGCGCTTGGGAATTGAGCCGCCCAAGGGAGTTTTGCTCTACGGACCGCCGGGAACAGGCAAAACCCTGCTCGCAAAGGCTGTTGCAAATGAAACCAACGCTCACTTTATAGCCATTAACGGTCCAGAAATTATGAGCAAATTCTACGGTGAGAGTGAAGAGCGTTTGAGAGAAGTCTTCAAGGAGGCTGAAGAAAACGCTCCGAGCATAATCTTTATTGACGAGATCGATGCGATTGCACCAAAGAGAGAAGAGGTTACCGGAGAAGTTGAAAAGAGAGTTGTTAGTCAGCTCTTAACTTTAATGGATGGGCTGAAGAAGAGGGGGAAGGTCATAGTTATAGCCGCAACAAACAGACCTGATGCAATTGATCCAGCTCTGAGAAGACCTGGAAGATTTGATAGAGAAATTGAAGTTGGTGTTCCAGACAAGCAGGGAAGAAAGGAAATCCTCCAGATTCACACAAGAGGAATGCCTCTCGAGCCGGACTACGATAAACCGTCAGTTTTGAAAGTTCTTAAAGAATTCCTCAAAGAAGAGCGCTTCGATAAAAAGAAGCTTGAGGAGATCATCAAGAAAGTTGAGAAAGCCAGAGATGAAGAAGAGATAAAGGAAATTCTCAAGAGCGATGGGGAAATTTACCGCGAAGTTAAGACTAAGCTGATTGATAAGATGCTTGATGAGTTAGCCGAAAAGACGCATGGATTCGTGGGTGCAGACTTGGCGGCTTTGGCGAGAGAAGCTGCAATGGTCGTTCTCAGGAGGCTGATCCAAGAAGGTAAGATCAATCCAGAAGAGGAAAAGATTGCACCAGAAGTTCTTCAGGAGCTGAAGGTTACTAAGAAAGACTTCTACGAAGCTTTGAAAATGGTTGAACCTTCAGCTTTGAGAGAAGTTATGCTTGAGGTTCCAAACGTTCACTGGGAGGACATTGGAGGATTAGAAGATGTGAAGCAGGCGCTCAGAGAAGCAGTTGAGTGGCCGCTCAAATATCCAAAGGCGTTTCAGCGTTTGGGAATTAATCCTCCAAAGGGAATCCTCCTCTACGGACCACCGGGAACAGGCAAAACCATGCTCGCTAAAGCTGTTGCAACCGAGAGCGAGGCTAACTTCATTGGAATCAGAGGTCCAGAAGTTTTAAGCAAATGGGTAGGAGAAAGCGAAAAAAGAATAAGAGAAATCTTCAGGAAAGCAAGACAGGCGGCACCAACAGTGGTGTTTATCGATGAGATTGATGCAATTGCTCCGATGAGAGGAAGCGATGTCAACAGGGTTACTGATAGGATAATTAACCAGCTATTGACAGAGATGGATGGACTGGAAGAGAACAGTGGGGTTGTTGTTATTGCGGCAACTAACAGACCGGATATCTTGGATCCAGCTTTGCTCAGACCTGGAAGGTTTGATAGGTTGATCTTGGTTCCAGCACCAGACGAAAAAGCAAGATATGAAATTCTAAAAGTTCACACGAGAAGAGTGCCCTTAGCGGAAGATGTAAACTTAAAAGAGCTTGCCAAGAGGCTTGAAGGTTATACAGGAGCGGACATAGCAGCTCTTGTAAGAGAAGCAGCAATGAACGCTTTAAGGAGAACTGTTGCAAAAACTTCCAGAGAGCTCATTGAAGAGCAAAGTGAAGAGTTCCTTGAAAAACTCAAAGTTTCACGGAAGGACTTTGAAGAAGCCATGAAGAAGATAAGGCCAAGCGTTACAAAATACATGATCGAGTACTATAAACAGTTTGAAGAGAGCAGAAAAGCACCTAAAGAGAGAAAGGAGATGGATTACATCACAGGCTGA
- the acs gene encoding acetate--CoA ligase alpha subunit, which translates to MSIEALFKPKSVAVIGASGKPGKIGYAIMKNLIEYGYEGKIYAVNIKGGEIEISGRKFKVYKSILDVPDEVDMAVIVVPAKFVPQVVEECGKKGVKVLPIISSGFGELGPEGKKVEEQLVETAHKYGMRILGPNIFGVVYTPAKLNATFGPTDVMPGNLALISQSGALGIALMGWTILEKVGLSAVVSIGNKSDIDDADLLEYFKDDENTKAILIYMEGVKDGRKFMKAAKEVSMKKPIIVIKAGRSERGAKAAASHTGSLAGADSIYTAAFKQSGVLRALTIGEAFDWARTLSNLPEPPGENVVIITNGGGIGVMATDAAEEEGLKLYDNLEELKIFANHMPPFGSYKNPVDLTGMADAKAYEGAVRDALAHPEMHAIAVLYCQTAVLDPRDLARIVIDEYEKSGKKKPIVVAIVGGIEAKEAIDILNENGIPAYPEPERAIKSLAALYRWSRWKASKRKE; encoded by the coding sequence ATGAGTATTGAGGCACTATTCAAGCCAAAAAGCGTTGCCGTCATTGGAGCTTCTGGAAAGCCAGGAAAGATAGGCTATGCAATCATGAAGAACCTCATCGAGTACGGTTACGAAGGGAAAATCTATGCAGTTAACATCAAGGGGGGAGAAATTGAGATAAGCGGGAGAAAATTCAAGGTTTACAAGAGTATTCTTGATGTTCCCGATGAGGTTGATATGGCTGTTATCGTTGTCCCAGCCAAGTTTGTTCCACAGGTTGTCGAGGAATGTGGAAAGAAAGGGGTTAAAGTATTACCTATCATAAGCTCAGGATTTGGTGAACTTGGGCCAGAGGGCAAGAAAGTCGAAGAACAGCTTGTAGAGACAGCTCACAAGTATGGAATGAGGATTCTCGGTCCAAACATTTTCGGTGTTGTTTACACACCAGCAAAGCTCAACGCAACCTTTGGACCAACAGACGTCATGCCCGGCAACTTAGCGTTAATCAGCCAGAGCGGTGCTCTCGGTATAGCCCTTATGGGATGGACAATTCTTGAGAAAGTTGGTCTCTCAGCAGTTGTCAGCATTGGAAACAAGAGCGATATTGACGATGCCGATCTCTTGGAGTACTTTAAGGATGATGAAAACACAAAGGCAATCCTCATCTACATGGAAGGTGTCAAAGATGGTAGGAAGTTCATGAAGGCAGCAAAAGAGGTCAGCATGAAAAAGCCAATCATAGTCATCAAGGCCGGAAGAAGTGAGAGGGGTGCAAAGGCGGCAGCATCACACACTGGTTCATTGGCAGGTGCTGACAGCATCTACACTGCAGCATTCAAGCAGAGTGGTGTTCTGAGAGCATTAACAATTGGCGAAGCCTTTGACTGGGCAAGAACACTCAGCAACTTACCGGAGCCACCAGGGGAGAACGTTGTAATTATCACAAACGGCGGTGGAATTGGAGTCATGGCAACAGATGCAGCCGAAGAGGAAGGATTAAAGCTCTACGACAACCTTGAGGAGCTTAAAATCTTTGCAAACCATATGCCACCATTCGGAAGCTACAAGAACCCAGTTGACTTGACCGGTATGGCGGATGCAAAGGCTTATGAAGGTGCTGTTAGAGATGCTTTAGCTCATCCAGAGATGCATGCAATAGCTGTTCTCTACTGTCAGACCGCTGTTTTAGACCCAAGAGACCTTGCAAGAATAGTAATTGATGAGTACGAGAAGAGCGGAAAGAAGAAGCCAATAGTTGTTGCAATCGTCGGTGGAATTGAGGCAAAGGAAGCAATTGACATTCTCAACGAGAACGGAATCCCGGCATATCCAGAACCAGAGAGAGCCATCAAGTCATTAGCCGCTTTGTACAGATGGAGCAGATGGAAGGCAAGCAAGAGGAAAGAGTGA